The genomic DNA GAACGGCCCCATTACCTCAGCAGCCGATTCAATTCTTGAAGTCAACGGGGTTCAGGTCTTTCCCGATATTCTGGTGAATGCGGGCGGCGTGACCGTGAGCTACTTTGAATGGGTGCAAAACCGCAGCGGCTTCTATTGGTCGCTGGAGGAGGTGAACAGTCGCCTAAAGGATCGGATGGTGGAAGAAACCGAGCGGATCTGGGCGATCGCCCAAGAGTTCAAAACCTCGATGCGAACGGCGGCCTATATCCATGCCCTGAATCGCTTAGGGGATGCGGTAAAAGCTAAAGGTACGCGGGATTACTACATGAGTTAGCCGTTTGGGGAGCCAAAAATATTGCATCCTGAGGTGTATGTTCGCGAATCCAATAGCAGGTCTTGACCCAAACTCTGCCTTCATCTAAGGTAGACGCTGGGAATGTCCTTAACCCCGCAACGTCTTGCTGAAACGTTGTCCAGTGGGTTAGACACAGTAGAGTTACTACGATCCACGCTAAACCGTTTCGAAAGGTCTGGGCGATCTGGATTTGCTGAAACTGGCAGAGTAAAAGCAGATAGGTCGTCAACCGGATCATGACATCTCCCAACCGAAAGGGATAGTATTGCAAAAAAGATCCGGTGGTATCAAAGGGAGCGATCGCCAATCCTAAACCAAACGGGATTAAGCTGATCAATGTCCATTCTGCTAACTCAAACTGAGCAGCGATCGCCTCCCCTGGTTTCTTCGGATATTGGAACCGCAACCTGACCATACACAGACTAAACAGAACCAGATAGACCATCAACCTCAGCCATGCTTCCCATGACCATCCCAAGGGATTCATTAGCACTGTAGAGGTCTACTTAAAAAGCGGTATGATCCAGGCCGCTGTAATGCTCAACAAAATCGCAATTTCTAAAGCAATCATGGTTGACATCGGTTGAAACCATCGTTTCCAGGCTCCCTGTTGAACCCCTGACCACCATTCGGAGAGATGACGAGACCAATGGGATGGACTGTCTTTCTCTCGAAAGTGCCACGTTAACATAGAGACGAGTAACGGTGTGCCACCGATCTTCGCATTCATCAGAAGATGGAGAGCGATCGCCCCTACCATCACCACCCATGCAAGGAGATGCGCGTAATACCAAAAATGGTTTAACTCTCCCTTGGGCAGCCACGTTTCGTCCATCATTTTGCCGCTAAAAAGGGCGTTGTTGCATGAAAGAGGGGTTGCGGGCAGGAGAGGCATGGTAAATTTCAGTTATCACACATAAAACCTGCCATGAAACCTCAATACCGCATCCGCAACTGGTCAGAGTATAACGCTGGATTGAAGGCTAGGGGAAGCCTCACCTTCTGGATCGAAGAATCTGTGCTGGGGCAGTGGGTGGTCGAGGAGTTGAGCGGCAAACCCGGCGCGTCAGTTCTTTATAGTGACCTTGCGATTCAAACAATGGCGACCGTCAAAG from Synechococcales cyanobacterium T60_A2020_003 includes the following:
- a CDS encoding transposase produces the protein MKPQYRIRNWSEYNAGLKARGSLTFWIEESVLGQWVVEELSGKPGASVLYSDLAIQTMATVK